The Chloroflexota bacterium genome includes the window AACGTTGGAAGACGCGCGCGAGCGTGCCGCCCATGCTCGGTATTTGACTCGAATGGCAAGCGGTCGCGCGCTGCTTTTGCCCGAGCACGTCGCCGATGGGCACGCGTGCGTGAACCGGATAGTCCACCTCCACAAGCGATTCCAAATCAATGTCGCGATTCTTGCCGAAATGTTTTGGATCGCGCCCGATGAGTTTGAGCACGCGCACCGCGAGCCGCAAAAACCCGCGCGGGAAAACGGAATAGTACAGTTTCTGCGGCGCGTGCGGCGGCAGATCGTCAATCTCGATTTCGGGATCGCGTGCGAGTTTGAACGCGGCGACGGTCGCCTTGTGAATCGCGATGTGATCGGGATGGCGATAGCCGCCAATCGGATCGAACGTGACGACGACGTTCGGTTTGAGTCGGCGGATGGACGCGGCGACCTTGCGCGCGACCTCGTCCATCGGCGCGGCGACGAGCGAATCCGGATGTTGATTGTCCGGCGAGCCAGGCATCCCCGAATCGCGATAGCCAAGAAAACTCACCGAGTCCAGACCCAGGATGTTCACCGCGCATTGCAATTCGTCCGTCCGCATTTCCGCGACAGAGCGAAAACCCTTCAAGTCCGGCGGCGCTTCGCCGACTTCGCCGCGCGTCGCGCAGATGAGATGCGTACTGACGCCCTGTCGCGCGTAATGCGCGAGCGTACCACCGGCAGACAATTCGTCGTCGGGGTGAGCGTAAACGGCAAGCAATGTTTGCATAGATTATCATTCTGGGACGCGGATGAACGCGGATAAACGCGGATTTTATTTTTTATCCGTGTTCATCCGTGTTTATCC containing:
- a CDS encoding PIG-L family deacetylase, which gives rise to MQTLLAVYAHPDDELSAGGTLAHYARQGVSTHLICATRGEVGEAPPDLKGFRSVAEMRTDELQCAVNILGLDSVSFLGYRDSGMPGSPDNQHPDSLVAAPMDEVARKVAASIRRLKPNVVVTFDPIGGYRHPDHIAIHKATVAAFKLARDPEIEIDDLPPHAPQKLYYSVFPRGFLRLAVRVLKLIGRDPKHFGKNRDIDLESLVEVDYPVHARVPIGDVLGQKQRATACHSSQIPSMGGTLARVFQRLFASEETFMRAIPDAPPNLVERDLFDGV